Proteins encoded in a region of the Oncorhynchus clarkii lewisi isolate Uvic-CL-2024 chromosome 18, UVic_Ocla_1.0, whole genome shotgun sequence genome:
- the LOC139372636 gene encoding tumor necrosis factor alpha-induced protein 8-like protein 2 produces MESFSSKDMAMKAQNKILSRMASKSMVQMFIDDTSSEILDEFYRVSKIHSGNRTEAQKVVKDLVKVVVKVGILFRHDRFSQEELSLAQDFKKKLHQGVMTAISFQEVEFTFDKAVMTELLTDCRDILLKLVEKHLTPKSLGRIRHVFNHYSDQDLLTNLYTPGGPLWPNLTKICRDLNKLVEEGKL; encoded by the exons ATGGAGTCCTTCAGCTCTAAAGACATGGCCATGAAGGCCCAAAACAAAATCCTCAGCCGTATGGCCAGCAAATCCATGGTGCAGATGTTCATTGATGACACCAGCAGCGAAATCCTGGATGAGTTCTACCGCGTCTCCAAGATACACTCTGGGAACCGCACAGAAGCCCAGAAGGTGGTCAAAGACCTGGTCAAGGTGGTGGTAAAGGTGGGCATTCTCTTTCGGCACGATCGCTTCAGTCAAGAGGAGCTCAGCCTGGCACAGGACTTCAAGAAGAAGCTGCACCAGGGGGTCATGACGGCAATCAGCTTCCAGGAG GTGGAGTTCACATTTGATAAGGCTGTCATGACAGAGCTTCTGACGGATTGTAGGGACATCCTGCTGAAGCTCGTAGAGAAACACCTGACTCCCAAATCCCTCGGGCGCATTCGGCATGTCTTCAACCATTACTCTGACCAAGACCTACTGACCAACCTCTACACCCCCGGTGGCCCTCTCTGGCCTAATCTCACCAAGATCTGCAGAGACCTGAACAAACTGGTTGAGGAAGGCAAGCTATGA